One Rossellomorea aquimaris DNA window includes the following coding sequences:
- a CDS encoding site-2 protease family protein, with translation MFTLADIWTFFLAFFLTLPLVTIVHEAGHILVARIFGAKIKFCIGTGKHLLSIGPLEVKRMYFMEGWCQYTELKYNKVWVHVLIYISGSLFNLLAILAINFLIFEGVIPVHIFFYQFVYFSVYFIFFSLFPFRNGEGKPSDGQAILDVIRYGKAEDPID, from the coding sequence TTGTTTACACTAGCAGATATTTGGACGTTTTTTCTGGCATTCTTTCTAACACTGCCACTGGTCACCATCGTCCATGAAGCAGGTCATATCCTCGTTGCTCGCATATTTGGTGCAAAGATAAAATTTTGCATTGGAACCGGTAAGCATTTATTGAGCATTGGACCATTGGAAGTAAAGAGGATGTATTTTATGGAAGGTTGGTGTCAATATACAGAATTGAAGTATAATAAGGTGTGGGTTCATGTACTTATTTACATTTCGGGAAGTTTATTTAACTTGCTTGCGATTTTAGCCATTAACTTCCTGATATTTGAAGGAGTCATTCCTGTTCATATCTTTTTCTATCAATTTGTGTATTTCTCCGTTTATTTTATATTCTTTTCATTGTTTCCGTTTCGAAATGGAGAAGGGAAACCAAGTGATGGACAAGCGATACTTGACGTCATTAGATACGGTAAGGCAGAGGATCCCATTGATTAA
- a CDS encoding response regulator: MATILVVDDAKFMRMTLGSMLSSGGHEVVGEAENGLIAVEKYRELQPDLVTMDITMPELDGIEAVRRILSEFPQAKVIMCSAMGQQKVVVEAIEAGAKDFIVKPFDEVRVDEAIKRVLG; the protein is encoded by the coding sequence GTGGCAACGATACTTGTAGTGGATGATGCGAAATTTATGAGAATGACTCTTGGAAGCATGCTTTCCTCTGGCGGTCACGAAGTCGTAGGTGAAGCAGAAAATGGACTTATCGCCGTAGAAAAATATCGTGAGCTTCAGCCGGATTTGGTGACAATGGACATCACGATGCCCGAGCTGGATGGAATAGAAGCGGTTAGAAGAATTTTATCCGAGTTCCCCCAAGCTAAAGTAATTATGTGTTCAGCTATGGGTCAACAAAAGGTAGTGGTGGAAGCCATTGAAGCGGGAGCGAAGGACTTTATTGTGAAACCCTTTGACGAAGTACGGGTAGATGAAGCCATCAAAAGAGTTTTAGGGTGA
- a CDS encoding YvrJ family protein yields the protein METIISFVSEVGFPIVVTMYLLYRIETKLDAVITSIQTLPQQLKE from the coding sequence ATGGAAACTATTATTTCATTCGTTTCTGAAGTAGGCTTTCCGATTGTTGTCACGATGTATCTCCTATATCGTATTGAGACGAAACTGGATGCCGTGATCACGTCGATACAAACACTACCTCAGCAGTTAAAAGAATAA
- a CDS encoding ATP-binding protein yields MIYRGRIVSVLIGLLLVLTWDFIYYFVLHYPVDLKVDLVFTLLILFISYYMGKNYDTSYKTLAALRKSEERVKLLNEEMQHVLQSIDEVVFHTNSKGEFQFLNQSWEDYTGYTVKESLHKNALHFISLHERHEILRMVRQSISLKKEKMKMDFSYQKRDGQYRWGEVNVKLNYNENGELLGTVGTISDITERVHNEEELIEMNETLAIESQKLSVAGQLAAGIAHEVRNPLTSINGFLQLLRDDADEKTKEYLGIVFSEIKRIELVLSELLILAKPQSVTYRRINIIETLDHVAKLLNTNAILYNIEIQTDFQESELHIRGDENQLKQVFINLLKNAIESMPHGGTITISADLSSYNKVQLTFKDEGVGMKKETLDKLGEPFFTTKTKGTGLGLTICLRILRDHGADIRVQSEQGEGTTFHILFEAVQASERKRRETLQNLQNQ; encoded by the coding sequence ATGATATATAGAGGGAGAATAGTATCAGTGCTCATTGGACTTTTACTAGTCTTAACATGGGATTTTATTTATTACTTTGTTCTGCATTATCCAGTGGATTTGAAAGTAGATTTGGTGTTCACTCTATTGATTCTCTTTATCAGCTACTATATGGGGAAAAATTATGACACAAGCTATAAAACTTTAGCTGCCCTGCGAAAGAGTGAAGAGAGAGTGAAGCTTCTAAATGAAGAAATGCAGCATGTGCTCCAGAGTATCGATGAAGTTGTCTTTCATACCAATTCCAAAGGAGAGTTTCAATTTCTGAATCAATCCTGGGAAGACTACACGGGATATACGGTTAAAGAAAGTTTACATAAGAATGCACTTCATTTCATATCCCTACATGAACGTCATGAAATTCTTCGAATGGTAAGACAAAGCATAAGCTTGAAAAAGGAAAAAATGAAAATGGACTTCTCATATCAGAAGAGGGATGGACAGTATCGTTGGGGTGAAGTGAATGTTAAGTTAAACTACAATGAAAATGGTGAACTTCTTGGTACGGTAGGAACCATCTCAGACATTACTGAAAGAGTACATAATGAAGAAGAATTGATTGAAATGAATGAAACGTTAGCCATTGAATCTCAAAAACTATCTGTCGCCGGGCAATTAGCAGCCGGAATTGCACATGAGGTACGTAATCCCCTTACTTCGATCAACGGCTTCTTACAGTTATTAAGAGATGATGCCGATGAGAAGACGAAGGAATACTTAGGGATTGTCTTTTCTGAAATTAAGAGGATCGAACTTGTGCTGAGCGAATTGTTGATTCTTGCAAAGCCGCAATCCGTTACATATAGACGAATCAATATTATTGAGACCCTTGATCATGTTGCGAAATTATTAAATACTAATGCCATTTTATATAATATTGAAATCCAGACCGATTTTCAAGAAAGTGAGCTCCATATTCGTGGAGATGAAAATCAGCTGAAACAAGTATTTATTAACTTACTTAAAAACGCCATAGAATCGATGCCTCATGGAGGAACGATTACGATAAGTGCAGACTTGTCCTCTTATAACAAGGTTCAATTAACCTTCAAAGATGAAGGAGTAGGCATGAAAAAAGAAACGCTGGATAAACTCGGAGAGCCTTTCTTCACAACGAAGACCAAGGGCACGGGCTTAGGCCTCACCATATGTCTAAGAATTCTTCGTGATCATGGAGCGGATATCAGGGTGCAAAGCGAGCAGGGAGAAGGAACCACCTTCCATATCTTGTTTGAAGCTGTTCAGGCTTCAGAGAGAAAAAGGAGGGAAACCTTACAAAACTTACAAAACCAATGA
- a CDS encoding aspartyl-phosphate phosphatase Spo0E family protein, which translates to MSKKELLERIEKKRAQLIDIVAENGLTSPQAIQFSQELDRLLNSYNSLYIKKCSPQMS; encoded by the coding sequence GTGTCTAAAAAAGAGCTTCTCGAACGAATTGAAAAAAAGCGTGCTCAATTAATTGATATTGTTGCTGAAAATGGACTCACGTCACCTCAAGCTATTCAATTTAGTCAGGAACTTGATCGTCTGTTAAATAGCTACAACTCCCTATACATAAAAAAGTGCTCACCTCAAATGAGCTAA
- a CDS encoding cytochrome c biogenesis protein CcdC codes for MMIASSIVAICMGFMVIFIRMKAQKKPVSSKKIILPPLFMSTGALMFLFPVFRVTLGEFLEAITVGMIFSILLIKTSKFEIRDNDIYLKRSKAFAFILIGLLLIRILAKSILSASIDYGELSGMFWILAFGMIVPWRITMYLQYRKLQQEQQDLTTNSI; via the coding sequence ATGATGATTGCTTCATCCATTGTTGCGATTTGCATGGGTTTTATGGTGATATTTATTAGAATGAAGGCTCAGAAAAAGCCTGTTAGCAGCAAGAAGATTATCTTACCTCCTTTGTTTATGAGTACGGGTGCGTTAATGTTCTTATTTCCTGTTTTTCGAGTCACTTTAGGAGAGTTTCTAGAAGCGATCACCGTTGGAATGATCTTTTCTATATTGTTGATCAAGACTTCTAAATTCGAAATTCGTGATAATGATATTTATTTAAAACGTTCTAAAGCGTTCGCATTTATATTGATTGGGCTCCTATTAATACGAATATTGGCCAAGTCCATTCTAAGTGCATCGATCGATTATGGTGAACTTAGTGGGATGTTCTGGATTCTTGCCTTTGGTATGATTGTTCCGTGGAGGATCACCATGTATCTTCAATATAGAAAGCTGCAACAAGAGCAACAAGATTTAACAACGAATTCAATTTAA
- a CDS encoding exonuclease SbcCD subunit D: MKFIHTADWHLGKLVHGIYMTEEQRYILEQLIELVKEEKPDAVVIAGDLYDRSVPPTEAVELLDEVLFRINVELNTPIVAVSGNHDSAERLSFGSSWYKHSHFYLKGKLTNDFTPFTINGVNFHCVPYAEPGNVRQALEDDSINSHHAAMEAIVQRIEENMNPNEPHVFVGHAFVLGGKTTDSERTLSVGGSGCVGADVFKPFHYTALGHLHSPDAIKHETIRYSGSLLKYSFSEASQRKSVSIVEMEGDGSFHLREKELQPKQDMRELQGLMEELLDPAFYQSQKVDDYLKITLHDEGTLIDPINQLRQVYPNVLHLERKMDLTDAKKKNTFRVLEDKKRSELDLFKEFYGDMTTGEFSDEKVQVLQNVIEQARKEVDQA, encoded by the coding sequence GTGAAATTCATTCATACCGCCGATTGGCACTTAGGTAAACTGGTTCATGGCATTTATATGACAGAAGAACAACGCTATATATTAGAGCAATTGATAGAACTAGTGAAAGAGGAGAAGCCTGATGCAGTGGTGATTGCAGGGGATCTTTATGATCGATCCGTTCCTCCTACTGAAGCTGTAGAGTTATTGGATGAGGTGTTATTCCGGATTAATGTAGAGTTAAACACACCCATAGTGGCTGTATCAGGAAATCATGATAGTGCAGAACGATTATCATTCGGTTCATCATGGTACAAGCATAGTCACTTTTACTTGAAAGGGAAGCTGACAAATGACTTTACTCCATTTACTATTAATGGGGTTAATTTCCACTGCGTTCCCTACGCTGAGCCTGGTAATGTCAGACAAGCCCTTGAAGATGATTCTATCAATTCTCATCACGCTGCAATGGAAGCGATAGTGCAACGGATTGAAGAAAATATGAATCCCAATGAACCACATGTCTTTGTGGGTCATGCATTTGTGCTGGGTGGTAAAACCACAGATTCAGAGCGCACTCTTTCTGTTGGAGGATCTGGTTGTGTCGGTGCAGATGTGTTTAAGCCATTTCATTATACAGCCCTGGGGCATCTTCATAGTCCGGATGCAATTAAGCATGAAACGATTCGATATTCCGGATCTCTATTAAAATACTCATTTTCTGAAGCGAGTCAGCGAAAATCAGTGAGCATAGTAGAAATGGAAGGGGACGGATCATTCCATTTACGAGAAAAAGAGCTTCAGCCGAAACAGGATATGAGAGAACTTCAGGGACTGATGGAAGAGCTTCTTGATCCCGCATTCTATCAATCCCAGAAAGTAGATGACTATTTAAAGATCACGTTACATGATGAAGGAACGTTAATCGATCCCATCAATCAATTGCGCCAAGTTTATCCTAACGTCCTTCATTTGGAGAGGAAAATGGATCTCACCGATGCAAAGAAGAAAAATACGTTCCGTGTACTAGAGGATAAGAAAAGGTCGGAGCTTGACTTGTTTAAAGAATTCTACGGGGATATGACGACAGGTGAATTTTCCGATGAAAAGGTACAAGTCCTGCAGAACGTTATTGAACAAGCGAGAAAGGAGGTCGATCAAGCATGA
- a CDS encoding cytochrome c biogenesis protein CcdA — translation MSDINIFLAFGAGFLSFISPCCLPLYPAFLSYITGMSVNELKTDNAMLQRRSLLHTLFFLVGFSAIFIAIGFGTSLIGNFFLDYKDLIRQLGAIFIVIFGLVVIGVFTPETLMKDRRIEFKNRPAGFFGSVLIGMAFAAGWTPCTGPILASVLALAASNPGSGVIYMTAYVLGFAIPFFILSFFIGRMQWIRKNSGKIVKVGGYVMIVVGIMLFFDWMTVILAYLTSVFGGFTGF, via the coding sequence ATGTCTGACATTAATATTTTCTTAGCCTTTGGAGCAGGTTTCCTTAGCTTCATCTCTCCATGCTGCCTTCCATTATATCCCGCTTTTCTTTCTTATATAACAGGAATGAGTGTGAATGAGCTCAAAACAGATAATGCAATGCTTCAAAGAAGAAGTTTATTACATACGTTATTTTTCTTAGTCGGTTTCTCGGCAATCTTTATCGCCATCGGTTTTGGTACTTCCCTTATCGGAAACTTCTTTTTAGATTATAAAGATCTCATTCGTCAGCTTGGTGCTATCTTCATTGTCATATTTGGATTGGTGGTCATCGGCGTATTCACACCGGAAACATTGATGAAGGACCGTCGCATTGAATTCAAGAATAGGCCGGCAGGCTTTTTTGGCTCCGTATTAATCGGAATGGCATTCGCTGCCGGCTGGACACCATGTACCGGGCCGATTCTTGCTTCCGTTCTGGCTCTTGCCGCCTCTAATCCAGGTTCGGGCGTCATATATATGACAGCTTACGTATTAGGGTTTGCCATTCCGTTTTTCATTCTGTCATTCTTTATCGGAAGAATGCAATGGATCAGAAAAAACAGTGGAAAGATTGTAAAGGTAGGAGGATATGTGATGATTGTGGTAGGAATCATGCTATTCTTTGATTGGATGACCGTCATTCTAGCTTACCTTACTTCGGTATTTGGAGGATTCACTGGGTTTTAA
- a CDS encoding DUF2621 domain-containing protein yields the protein MLEGWFLYFILFWVVFLVASFAIGGFFMFRKFLKRFPKEDGKSDLDWEEHYVNETIHLWGDEEKKMLNELVTPVPELFRDVAKQKIAGKIGELALKDRASSITQELVIRGYILATPKRDHKFLRKKLNEMQIDVTPYEHLF from the coding sequence ATGCTTGAAGGTTGGTTCTTATATTTCATACTGTTTTGGGTCGTATTTTTAGTGGCTTCATTTGCTATTGGTGGATTCTTTATGTTCAGGAAATTCTTAAAGAGATTTCCTAAAGAGGATGGAAAATCCGATTTGGACTGGGAAGAGCATTATGTGAATGAAACCATCCATTTATGGGGTGATGAGGAAAAGAAAATGCTCAATGAGCTGGTCACACCCGTACCAGAATTATTTAGAGACGTAGCGAAGCAAAAAATTGCGGGTAAAATTGGAGAATTGGCTTTAAAAGACAGAGCCTCTTCCATTACTCAGGAATTAGTCATTAGAGGATATATCCTGGCGACTCCGAAACGAGATCATAAGTTTCTTCGAAAAAAACTAAACGAAATGCAAATAGATGTAACCCCTTACGAACATTTATTCTAG